From the Mustelus asterias unplaced genomic scaffold, sMusAst1.hap1.1 HAP1_SCAFFOLD_712, whole genome shotgun sequence genome, the window gagagagagagacagagagagagagtgagacagacagggagagacagaaagagacagagagagagcaagagacagagagacagagagtgagagacagagacagagacagagacagagagagagagacagagagagacagagagagacagagagagagcaagagacagagagacagaaagagatcgagatggagagagagacagagatagagagggataaAGACAGAgatacaaagacagagagagagagcgacagagagaggaagacagacagagagaaagagagcgagagagacagagagaaacagagagagagagagatagaaagagagagagcaagagacagagagacagaaagagatcgagatggagagagagacagagatagagagagataaagacagagagagagagaaagagcgacagagaaagagcgacagagagagagagagcgagagagagagagagagcgacagagagagaaagacagagatagagagagataaagacagagagagagagaaagagcgacagagaaagacagagagagagaaagagagcgagagagagagacagagagagagagacagagagagagagacagagagagacagagagagagagagagagacagagagagagagagagagagagacagagacagagagagagagagagacagagagagagagagagagagagacagagagagacagagagagagacagagagagagacagagagagagacagagagagagacagagagagagacagagagagagacagagagacagagagagggagagagagagagacagagagagagacagagagagagagagacagagagagagacagagacagagagagacagagagagagacagagagagagagagagacagagagagagacagagagagagacagagagagagacagagagacagagagagggagagagagagagacagagagagagacagagagagagagagacagagagagagacagagacagagagagacagagagagagacagagagagagagagagacagagagagagacagagagagagacagagagagcgacagagagagcgacagagagagacagagagagcgagagagagagagagagacagggtgggagacagacagacagagatgtCGACAGGACGACAGGGAATTTAATCGTGTTCGGCTCAGTATGGTGGCAGCTTTGTGTAGTTTCAGACAGTAACCTCCCCCACTTACTCTCTAACCCCCGATCCAGGGTATTCGAGCAGGTGACACACATTCGAATCCAGAACACGGGGGATTATTACGATCTCTATGGCGGGGAAAAGTTTGCGACACTCTCGGAGTTGGTGCAGTACTACACCGAGCAGGAAAACATCCTCCAGGATAAGGATGGAACCATCATTGAGCTCAAATACCCGCTTAACTGCTCCGACCCGACCAATGAGAGGTAAGGAGAGGgcaaataccccacacccctcactgtaacactctgatatatcccacacccctcactgtaacactctgatatatcccacacccctcactgtaacactctgatatatcccacacccctcactgtaacactctgatatatcccacacccctcactgtaacactctgatatatcccacacccctcactggaacactgtgatataccccacacccctcactgtaacactctgatatatcccacacccctcactgtaacactctgatatatcccacacccctcactgtaacactctgatataccccacacccctcactgtaacactctgatatatcccacacccctcactgtaacactctgatatatcccacacccctcactgtaacactctgatataccccacacccctcactgtaacactctgatatatcccacacccctcactgtaacactctgatatatcccacatccctcactgtaacactctgatataccccacaccccgcactgtaacactctgatatgccccacacccctcactgtaacactctgatatatcccacacccctcactgtaacactctgatatatcccacacccctcactgtaacactctgatataccccacacccctcactgtaacactctgatatatcccacacccctcactgtaacactctgatataccccacacccctcactgtaacactctgatatatcccacacccctcactgtaacactctgatatatctcacacccctcactgtaacactctgatatacccacacccctcactgtaacactcctgatatatcccacacccctcactgtaacactctgatatatcccacacccctcactgtaacactctgatatatcccacacccctcactgtaacactctgatatatcccacacccctcactgtaacactctgatatatcccacacccctcactgtaacactctgatatatcccacacccctcactgtaacactctgatataccccacacccctcactgtaacactctgatataccccacacccctcactgtaacactctgatatatcccacacccctcactgtaacactctgatatatcccacacccctcactgtaacactctgatatatcccacacccctcactgtaacactctgatatatcccacacccctcactgtaacactctgatatatcccacacccctcactgtaacactctgatatatcccacacccctcactgtaacactctgatatactcccacacccctcactgtaacactctgatatatcccacacccctcactgtaacactctgatatatcccacacccctcacctgtaacactctgatatatcccacacccctcactgtaacactctgatataccccacacccctcactgtaacactctgatatatcccacacccctcactgtaacactctgatatatcccacacccctcactgtaacactctgatatatcccacacccctca encodes:
- the LOC144487295 gene encoding tyrosine-protein phosphatase non-receptor type 6-like gives rise to the protein MVRWFHRDISGTDAEKLLKARGVHGSFLARPSKQNPGDFSLSIRVFEQVTHIRIQNTGDYYDLYGGEKFATLSELVQYYTEQENILQDKDGTIIELKYPLNCSDPTNE